A single genomic interval of Syntrophaceae bacterium harbors:
- a CDS encoding glycosyltransferase family 4 protein, producing MCEHCKVCIIGPSVEGDYLGGVATHMKTLKALTCFQDAVVLDPGSMHSNVRAGIFHITRHIADLRKVILHGDFSHVLINASIYPASFVKMLMILAVLPRGTKPIIHVFFHGGRFSGPIWHLLPFVAFAIRPLMAKVRKFHMLSPIQAAGFACLFPQHEHGLFANYSLSDDVLQRDQPRKDGPLRLLFVGRIVREKGVFDLIEAMRVLAGRRNDITLAFAGDGPALRELREISKTLPAGMVNFKGYLSGRALDDEYRRADAVLLPSYSEGFSYTVIEAMRAGAPIICTNEGALEYIVQDGKTGLKVEARDVLSIVQAIEKIDDDRALLEEMARNCHQYFREHLSKSAAEKYYRQLTEMR from the coding sequence ATGTGTGAACACTGCAAGGTATGCATTATCGGCCCATCGGTCGAAGGTGACTATCTCGGGGGTGTGGCCACGCACATGAAGACGCTTAAAGCGCTAACCTGTTTTCAGGATGCCGTAGTACTTGACCCCGGCTCAATGCATTCTAATGTCCGAGCCGGTATTTTCCATATAACAAGACATATTGCAGATCTACGAAAGGTCATTCTCCACGGTGATTTCTCTCATGTGCTGATCAACGCCTCAATCTATCCCGCGTCGTTCGTCAAGATGTTGATGATTCTGGCCGTCCTGCCGCGCGGAACGAAGCCCATCATTCACGTCTTTTTTCATGGAGGCAGGTTTTCGGGGCCAATCTGGCATTTACTCCCTTTTGTTGCCTTCGCAATACGCCCGCTCATGGCAAAAGTTAGAAAATTCCATATGCTTAGCCCGATACAGGCAGCGGGCTTTGCCTGCCTTTTCCCCCAGCATGAACATGGTCTTTTTGCCAATTATTCTCTGTCAGACGATGTACTCCAGCGTGATCAACCGCGTAAGGACGGACCTTTGCGCCTTCTTTTCGTCGGGCGAATCGTGAGGGAAAAGGGGGTCTTCGACCTGATCGAGGCCATGCGCGTCCTTGCCGGTAGAAGAAACGACATAACGCTCGCTTTTGCAGGTGATGGGCCCGCGCTGCGCGAACTCAGGGAAATCAGCAAAACGCTTCCAGCAGGAATGGTAAATTTCAAAGGTTACTTATCAGGCAGGGCTCTCGATGATGAATACCGCAGAGCAGACGCCGTTCTGCTCCCGTCATACAGCGAAGGATTTTCTTATACCGTCATCGAGGCTATGCGCGCCGGAGCACCAATTATCTGCACAAATGAAGGAGCCTTAGAGTACATCGTGCAGGATGGGAAAACCGGACTGAAGGTTGAAGCGCGTGATGTTTTGTCCATTGTGCAGGCGATCGAAAAGATTGATGACGATCGGGCCTTGCTGGAAGAGATGGCCCGGAATTGCCACCAGTATTTCAGAGAGCATTTGAGCAAGTCAGCAGCAGAAAAATATTATCGCCAACTAACAGAGATGAGGTAA
- a CDS encoding glycosyltransferase, giving the protein MIIVHIIPSFNVGGGELLAVRICAEIKRRHPSFSVHLISLYDPFPSVVYTEAVESGAAIHTLGKQKGPDPRLLFRMRDVLLKIDPNVIHTHLAGLRYSMGAALLIKKAVKIHTIHNIAEREASRTVLRLHRFAFNRLGWLPVALSPEIQNSIRDFYGIDAPVVNNGIRVDPTIRKEQKNDLRKKSALPLDANIIITIGRLCPQKNQILLIDAFEKLTAQSETETILLVVGEDSTSGSYRLMLENRLRALPEQQRKRVHLLGVRKDIPELLIAADVFVLSSDWEGLPLTLLEAMGYGTPVVCTAVGGIPDAIEQGVSGLLVPAADAKRLADAIFRLLNDKSLGAQMAKAAREKFQMHYSIERTAESYVDLYNRYLNYAESF; this is encoded by the coding sequence GTGATTATAGTACACATAATTCCAAGCTTCAATGTAGGTGGTGGTGAGCTTCTTGCCGTTCGCATCTGCGCCGAGATCAAGAGGCGCCATCCGTCATTTTCCGTCCATCTGATCAGTCTTTACGATCCATTTCCTTCAGTCGTATATACTGAAGCAGTTGAATCTGGCGCCGCGATTCATACACTCGGGAAGCAAAAAGGGCCAGACCCCCGCCTTCTCTTTCGGATGCGTGACGTGCTACTAAAAATTGATCCGAATGTCATTCATACGCACCTGGCAGGGCTGCGATATTCCATGGGTGCCGCTCTATTGATCAAGAAAGCCGTTAAGATTCACACAATTCATAATATCGCTGAACGCGAAGCCTCGAGAACAGTCCTGCGATTGCACCGCTTTGCCTTCAATCGCCTTGGTTGGCTTCCTGTCGCACTGTCTCCGGAAATTCAAAACAGTATACGAGATTTTTACGGTATCGACGCGCCGGTAGTAAATAACGGGATCCGCGTGGATCCGACCATCAGAAAAGAACAAAAGAATGACCTACGAAAAAAGAGTGCTTTGCCACTTGATGCCAATATTATCATCACGATCGGGCGCCTGTGTCCGCAAAAGAATCAGATTCTCTTAATTGATGCCTTTGAAAAATTGACAGCGCAGAGCGAAACAGAGACGATTCTCCTCGTTGTGGGCGAAGATTCAACATCCGGCAGTTATCGACTGATGCTTGAAAATAGACTTCGTGCTCTCCCTGAGCAACAGCGGAAGCGCGTGCATTTATTGGGCGTGCGGAAGGACATACCAGAACTGCTGATCGCAGCCGATGTTTTTGTTTTATCCTCCGATTGGGAAGGGCTTCCGCTGACACTCCTGGAAGCCATGGGCTACGGGACACCGGTTGTATGCACAGCCGTAGGCGGGATACCCGACGCTATTGAGCAGGGTGTCAGCGGTCTTCTGGTGCCGGCAGCAGACGCCAAGCGTCTGGCGGATGCGATATTCAGGTTGCTGAACGATAAGTCCCTTGGCGCACAAATGGCAAAAGCAGCTCGTGAAAAGTTCCAGATGCATTACTCAATCGAGCGCACAGCAGAATCTTATGTGGATTTGTATAACCGGTATCTCAATTATGCTGAAAGTTTTTAA
- a CDS encoding glycosyltransferase, translating into MEKQTVRPAEIILVIPNDVQPWDTGISCVRFEQDKRGMVTQRAGGIRAAKHRYVLLLDDDVVIAPETAELLLSAMKERNAACVIPYWSGSWPKGVFLRFFMAFWGIAIPRSKGGIRYTSGGGYYYPLNKPFEPWVTEGGAGAIILVDRLFCLNRRCLGDVAFQDVSVYALREDGAFIFDIHQKGGLCLIIGGIRLEHLGGTTRLDSSRLEMSYRALIYNHYLFWRKYIYPHHNQYFSKKVISHLSFYRYLAGSILLSMLAACRATSLQPLRGMINGLFLIHTKPYVASESE; encoded by the coding sequence TTGGAGAAGCAGACCGTCAGGCCTGCGGAAATTATCCTTGTCATCCCGAATGACGTTCAACCATGGGATACAGGCATAAGCTGCGTTCGCTTCGAACAGGACAAAAGAGGGATGGTCACGCAACGTGCTGGTGGTATCCGTGCAGCAAAGCACAGATATGTGTTGCTCCTCGATGATGATGTGGTAATTGCACCCGAGACAGCTGAATTGCTACTTTCTGCGATGAAAGAGCGAAACGCTGCGTGCGTTATACCCTACTGGTCGGGCAGCTGGCCCAAAGGAGTATTTTTACGCTTCTTTATGGCTTTTTGGGGAATCGCAATACCCAGATCTAAAGGAGGTATACGTTACACATCTGGTGGTGGCTATTACTACCCCTTGAATAAGCCTTTCGAGCCGTGGGTAACGGAGGGTGGCGCAGGGGCGATAATCTTGGTTGATAGGCTTTTTTGTCTGAACCGGCGATGTCTCGGCGATGTTGCATTTCAAGACGTTTCTGTTTATGCCTTACGCGAGGATGGTGCTTTTATTTTTGACATTCATCAGAAGGGTGGCTTGTGCTTGATAATCGGGGGCATCCGTTTAGAGCATCTCGGCGGCACAACACGACTCGATTCTTCACGTCTCGAAATGTCATATAGGGCACTCATCTATAACCACTACTTATTTTGGCGGAAGTACATCTACCCCCATCATAATCAATACTTTTCAAAAAAAGTCATATCACACCTATCTTTCTATCGCTACTTGGCTGGAAGTATTCTTCTTTCTATGCTTGCCGCATGCCGAGCAACGAGTCTTCAGCCACTACGCGGCATGATTAACGGCCTTTTTTTAATCCACACTAAACCGTATGTAGCGTCAGAAAGCGAATAA
- a CDS encoding oligosaccharide flippase family protein, with the protein MAIVIILYTSLFNKISDLCGIPQKFFNDVFCILTSNIINNITVFAANIVIARNFNHEFFGLYSVAVNIALLTLTLSEFGMNYSMIRLYKKHVKNHPRSRAILLANFYFKIFMLLILVIIGLLTGRLFASLIMHDDSRWCLVTVAFFCGGILGIWSFTRAYFQAMEEFRLIALHTLVYAVLRVSFLCMMISFSYFASEVWFLLAIYVFPLSIILLWGLMTFNNSFSIYPVRLEELLDAGAESIQYSWSVALTGISFVLIQQSMVYIVSIIGGVKQVALLSAGLVFTAVFGMINDAITQVLFSKISSLPTERIDEYKKRLSRLAPFYIMGCVIIIASLSLAMMLFLDDRYIKSLSIFWVTSVATAGTAFISYYSLVMHTIQRPQLGAYVNVVTLISVCICSVFLMKYVSLLAVTVAYMLALIIGEFFKAMLVNRAVSNSSLKE; encoded by the coding sequence TTGGCAATAGTGATAATTTTGTATACGTCGCTATTTAACAAAATTAGTGATTTATGTGGCATACCACAGAAATTCTTCAATGATGTATTTTGTATTTTGACTTCTAATATCATCAACAACATTACTGTCTTTGCAGCTAATATTGTGATTGCAAGGAATTTCAATCATGAATTCTTTGGTCTCTATTCAGTAGCTGTTAATATTGCTCTGCTGACTCTAACACTTTCTGAATTCGGAATGAATTATTCTATGATACGTCTTTATAAGAAACATGTCAAAAACCATCCTAGAAGTAGGGCAATTTTACTCGCGAATTTCTATTTCAAGATCTTCATGCTTCTAATTCTCGTTATAATTGGTCTTTTGACGGGACGTCTATTTGCTTCTTTAATCATGCATGATGATAGCAGATGGTGTCTTGTAACGGTCGCTTTCTTTTGTGGTGGAATATTGGGAATATGGAGTTTTACACGAGCCTACTTTCAAGCAATGGAAGAGTTTCGTTTAATTGCACTTCACACGCTAGTATACGCAGTCTTGAGAGTGTCTTTTTTGTGCATGATGATATCGTTCTCGTACTTTGCTTCAGAGGTTTGGTTTCTTCTCGCGATTTACGTTTTTCCATTATCCATAATTTTATTATGGGGGTTGATGACCTTCAACAATTCATTCAGCATTTATCCCGTTCGACTGGAAGAATTGCTAGATGCAGGTGCAGAGAGCATTCAATATTCTTGGTCAGTCGCATTGACAGGCATCTCCTTTGTACTAATCCAGCAAAGCATGGTTTATATTGTATCTATTATTGGCGGTGTCAAACAGGTGGCATTGTTGAGTGCCGGTCTCGTATTTACGGCTGTTTTTGGCATGATAAATGACGCTATCACGCAGGTTCTTTTTAGCAAGATTTCCAGCTTGCCCACTGAGCGAATCGATGAATACAAGAAAAGACTGTCTCGGCTTGCACCTTTTTACATAATGGGTTGCGTTATTATTATCGCCTCCCTTTCCCTAGCCATGATGCTTTTCTTGGATGATAGGTATATCAAATCCCTATCGATATTTTGGGTCACAAGCGTGGCAACAGCCGGAACGGCCTTCATCAGCTACTACTCTCTGGTTATGCATACCATCCAGCGACCTCAACTGGGAGCATATGTTAATGTTGTCACGTTGATCAGCGTTTGCATATGCAGCGTATTTCTCATGAAATATGTTTCACTCCTTGCTGTTACGGTCGCATACATGCTCGCACTGATCATCGGTGAGTTTTTCAAGGCTATGCTAGTAAACCGGGCCGTATCGAATTCATCTCTCAAAGAGTGA
- the wecB gene encoding UDP-N-acetylglucosamine 2-epimerase (non-hydrolyzing) — MKKLIHLIAAARPNFMKIAPLYHALRREEWAEPLIVHTGQHYDVNMSDAFFRDLMLPEPHHHLGVGSGTHAEQTGRVMIAYERLLMERRPDLVVVVGDVNSTAACTLAAVKLGVRTAHLEAGLRSFDRTMPEEINRIVTDSIADILWTPSPDADENLLREGIPKERIERVGNIMIDSLEMMRPRIMAENAVAKYGLKNGAYGIVTLHRPANVDHPETLGRLCDALKRIAAELPLIFPVHPRTRKNLEAFGLLAGLAASPGIHLDEPLSYIPFMNLVFNCRLAITDSGGIQEETTYLGIPCLTLRPNTERPITVTQGTNRLCTPEGLSTKAQEAIAGVKKTSAPELWDGKTTERLTLKIFQILLMEQNRKTNLS, encoded by the coding sequence TTGAAAAAGCTCATCCACCTCATCGCGGCCGCCAGGCCCAACTTCATGAAGATCGCCCCGCTCTACCACGCGCTCAGGCGCGAAGAATGGGCCGAGCCCCTCATCGTGCACACCGGCCAGCACTACGACGTCAACATGTCCGATGCTTTCTTCAGGGACCTCATGCTGCCCGAGCCGCACCATCACCTCGGCGTGGGCAGCGGCACGCACGCCGAGCAGACGGGCCGGGTCATGATCGCCTACGAGAGGCTCCTCATGGAGAGGCGGCCCGACCTCGTCGTCGTGGTGGGCGACGTAAACTCCACGGCCGCCTGCACCCTGGCGGCGGTCAAGCTGGGCGTCAGGACGGCACACCTCGAGGCGGGCCTTCGCTCCTTCGACCGCACCATGCCCGAGGAGATCAACCGCATCGTGACGGACAGCATCGCCGACATCCTCTGGACCCCGTCGCCGGATGCCGACGAGAACCTCCTGCGCGAAGGGATCCCGAAGGAGAGAATCGAGCGCGTCGGCAACATCATGATCGACTCGCTGGAGATGATGCGGCCCCGGATCATGGCGGAAAACGCCGTTGCGAAATACGGGCTGAAAAACGGCGCCTACGGCATCGTCACCCTGCATCGGCCGGCAAACGTCGACCACCCGGAAACGCTGGGAAGGCTCTGCGATGCCCTGAAGCGCATCGCGGCCGAGTTGCCCCTGATCTTCCCCGTGCACCCGCGCACGCGCAAGAACCTCGAGGCCTTCGGCCTCCTTGCCGGCCTCGCGGCAAGCCCCGGCATTCACCTCGACGAGCCGCTCAGCTACATCCCCTTCATGAACCTCGTGTTCAACTGCCGGCTGGCCATTACCGACTCGGGCGGCATCCAGGAGGAGACCACCTATCTCGGCATCCCCTGCCTGACGCTCCGGCCCAACACGGAGCGGCCGATCACGGTGACACAGGGGACCAACAGGCTGTGCACGCCGGAGGGCCTTTCGACGAAAGCGCAAGAAGCGATTGCCGGAGTAAAAAAGACCAGCGCACCGGAACTGTGGGATGGAAAGACAACTGAACGATTAACCCTTAAAATCTTTCAAATTTTGTTAATGGAACAAAATCGAAAAACAAATTTATCATAA
- a CDS encoding YdcF family protein — protein MNRFLFLILCLLILAILAIIQAPAFLVVSDPPAKSDAAILFLGGEKGTREKEARQLVTEGWAEYLIIPARSQVQKLDPSGKFIRLDLKHSFSNLNQRTNELTNQRTDVHLPLKPKTSDSERTNELTKLRNWVVEDTHEETLIARDLMERMGLKSAILVSSPYHMRRIQLIARRVFDTQTDSPSKTDNTSLPSREGQREGAEKAHGNEFTLTHVPTRYETKSEGFWLFNSYDRRFILSEYAKIAWFLLYAPFV, from the coding sequence ATGAACCGTTTTTTATTTCTGATCCTCTGCCTTCTTATCCTGGCAATTCTGGCAATCATCCAAGCCCCGGCGTTCCTGGTCGTCTCCGACCCGCCCGCCAAATCCGACGCGGCCATCCTCTTCCTGGGCGGCGAGAAGGGCACGCGGGAGAAGGAAGCCAGGCAGCTCGTCACGGAGGGCTGGGCCGAATACCTCATCATCCCGGCCCGCAGCCAGGTCCAGAAACTCGACCCCTCCGGCAAGTTCATTCGCCTTGATCTGAAACATTCTTTTTCCAATCTGAACCAAAGAACTAACGAACTAACGAACCAACGAACTGACGTACATCTTCCCCTAAAACCTAAAACGAGCGACAGCGAGCGAACTAACGAACTAACCAAACTAAGGAACTGGGTCGTTGAGGACACCCACGAGGAGACCCTGATCGCCCGCGACCTGATGGAGCGCATGGGCCTCAAATCGGCCATCCTCGTCAGCTCCCCCTACCACATGCGGCGGATCCAGCTGATCGCCCGCAGGGTCTTCGATACGCAAACTGACTCGCCCTCGAAAACAGACAACACTTCCCTCCCCTCGCGGGAGGGACAGAGGGAGGGGGCAGAGAAAGCGCACGGAAACGAATTCACACTCACTCACGTGCCGACCCGCTACGAAACGAAAAGCGAGGGCTTCTGGCTATTCAACAGCTACGACCGGAGATTCATCCTGTCCGAATATGCAAAGATTGCATGGTTTCTTCTCTATGCGCCTTTTGTTTGA
- a CDS encoding type II toxin-antitoxin system VapC family toxin: protein MTTYVVDASVILKWVLGDEREADQERAMALLHAWGEGRCELAAPCLWVYETGNILGRLLDKAAQEKMEMLLNLGIQKIEPTPGMTKMIFSWMTKNAVTFYDAAYLAAAYDRDAILVTADRAFARKMEREEKICLLQDLKL from the coding sequence ATGACGACATACGTGGTCGATGCCTCGGTGATCCTGAAGTGGGTGCTCGGAGACGAGAGGGAGGCGGACCAGGAACGCGCCATGGCGCTGCTCCATGCATGGGGTGAGGGCCGATGCGAACTGGCGGCCCCCTGTCTCTGGGTGTACGAAACCGGCAACATCCTGGGCCGCCTGCTCGATAAGGCGGCGCAGGAGAAAATGGAAATGCTATTGAATCTTGGCATCCAAAAAATCGAACCGACGCCGGGCATGACCAAGATGATCTTCTCCTGGATGACCAAGAATGCCGTCACGTTTTACGATGCCGCCTACCTGGCAGCAGCATATGACCGCGATGCCATTCTCGTGACAGCCGACCGGGCCTTTGCCCGAAAAATGGAGAGAGAAGAAAAGATCTGCTTGCTCCAGGATCTGAAACTGTAA
- a CDS encoding CopG family transcriptional regulator, whose protein sequence is MKTKRPAKTASEFDERFDRGEDLHDLADLSKAAITRPGRKIRITLDIPESLVRDIDAVRERIGVDRGALIKVWLHERVAQEKA, encoded by the coding sequence ATGAAGACAAAACGGCCGGCGAAGACCGCTTCGGAATTCGATGAGCGCTTTGACCGGGGAGAGGACCTCCACGACCTCGCAGACCTGTCGAAGGCCGCCATCACCCGGCCCGGCAGAAAGATACGCATTACGCTCGATATCCCCGAATCGCTCGTGCGGGACATTGATGCCGTGCGTGAGCGCATCGGCGTGGACCGGGGGGCGCTCATCAAGGTCTGGCTGCATGAGAGGGTCGCACAGGAAAAAGCCTGA
- a CDS encoding PEP-CTERM sorting domain-containing protein → MRKVMVLAVLAALLLCVPAAWAILTPGDADFKPTAWGPCGMTKDMGGTFSFYYWRNVSAPPAPGQHWAFYQNMGPGAWQYAGKYRWEARYPGFPGFYPVAPVTQPHAVPEPTTLLLLGLGLIGVAGIGRFRK, encoded by the coding sequence ATGAGAAAGGTCATGGTGTTGGCTGTCCTGGCGGCCCTGTTGCTTTGCGTTCCGGCGGCCTGGGCGATTCTCACGCCCGGTGACGCCGATTTCAAGCCGACCGCGTGGGGCCCCTGCGGGATGACGAAGGACATGGGCGGCACGTTCAGTTTCTACTACTGGCGGAACGTCTCTGCGCCGCCTGCACCGGGGCAGCATTGGGCATTCTATCAGAACATGGGCCCGGGCGCGTGGCAGTACGCGGGCAAGTATCGTTGGGAGGCCCGGTATCCCGGCTTCCCGGGTTTTTACCCTGTTGCGCCCGTGACCCAGCCGCACGCCGTTCCTGAGCCCACGACACTTCTGCTTCTGGGCCTGGGCCTGATCGGCGTGGCCGGCATCGGACGGTTCCGAAAGTAG
- a CDS encoding DUF362 domain-containing protein, which yields MNRTASRWARVLLPLFGFLSLLWFLVRVIPKPSRATYPCMRVAFPAASAFVVWLVGLGASASLLCKARKSLRESRFRLAGVCTVAAAVTAWAGFSGSLTPTAFMGQIPPLFAQATPDTPNAPIGTAKGVNPGRVVWVHDPAATDWNGPGDGYSWQPSHTSQAVVDTMMSKAVRWLAGRPTDAGAWDALFRYTNLQKGAGDRGYQAGEKIVIKLNLTLCYVSSQSNPSSRSIVALNRYPNNAGMTNPQLVLALLRQLVNAAGVSQADIFVGDPVNFFPQEWYDYLHAEFPNVVYLDHYPFAGRTQVQLSGTPFYWSTPAADGKVQDYLPQPYVDAAYLIDFSVLKSHERAGITLSAKNHFGSLVRSPVGDLRGVHYNYYDLHTNIEGNQPGRGRYRTLVDLMGHEGIGRKTLLYLVDALYGGKGWSGTPYRWNMPPFNGDWPSSLFASQDPVAIDSVGFDFLLAEWPAEVSVWDGLAQDYLHEAALADSPPSGTVYDPERDGTRMASLGVHEHWDNVTNKQYTRNLGTGAGIELISSITLAARGDFDGDCDVDGSDLASLIADPGRLGIPAFAANFGKSTCP from the coding sequence ATGAACCGGACCGCTTCGAGATGGGCAAGAGTCCTGCTGCCCCTGTTCGGCTTCCTTTCCCTACTCTGGTTCCTGGTCCGGGTCATCCCCAAGCCCAGCCGCGCGACATATCCCTGCATGCGGGTGGCCTTCCCCGCGGCCTCGGCCTTCGTGGTGTGGCTCGTCGGGCTGGGGGCTTCCGCATCCCTGCTCTGCAAGGCCAGGAAGAGCCTCCGCGAATCCCGATTCCGCCTCGCGGGCGTGTGCACAGTCGCCGCCGCCGTCACGGCCTGGGCCGGCTTCAGCGGCAGCCTGACCCCGACGGCCTTCATGGGGCAGATCCCGCCCCTCTTTGCGCAGGCAACGCCCGACACGCCTAACGCACCTATCGGCACGGCAAAAGGCGTCAACCCCGGCCGCGTCGTCTGGGTGCACGACCCTGCGGCCACCGACTGGAACGGCCCGGGCGACGGGTACAGCTGGCAGCCCTCGCACACCAGCCAGGCCGTCGTCGACACGATGATGTCGAAGGCGGTTCGGTGGCTGGCCGGGCGACCCACGGATGCCGGGGCCTGGGACGCCCTGTTCCGCTACACCAATCTCCAGAAGGGCGCAGGCGACCGGGGCTACCAGGCCGGGGAAAAGATCGTGATCAAGCTCAACCTGACGCTCTGCTACGTGAGCAGCCAGAGCAACCCATCGAGCCGCTCCATCGTCGCCCTGAACCGTTACCCGAACAACGCCGGCATGACGAACCCGCAGCTCGTCCTCGCGCTCCTGCGGCAGCTGGTCAACGCCGCCGGGGTGAGCCAGGCCGACATCTTCGTGGGCGACCCCGTCAATTTCTTTCCCCAGGAGTGGTACGATTACCTGCATGCCGAGTTCCCCAATGTGGTGTACCTCGATCACTACCCCTTTGCCGGCCGCACCCAGGTGCAGCTCTCCGGCACCCCCTTCTACTGGAGCACGCCGGCCGCGGACGGCAAGGTGCAGGACTACCTGCCCCAGCCCTACGTGGATGCGGCCTACCTCATCGACTTCTCGGTGCTCAAAAGCCACGAAAGGGCGGGCATCACCCTCTCCGCCAAGAACCACTTCGGTTCTCTCGTCCGCTCCCCGGTGGGTGATCTGCGGGGCGTGCACTACAATTACTACGATCTGCACACGAACATCGAGGGCAATCAGCCCGGCCGCGGCCGGTACCGCACCCTGGTCGACCTGATGGGGCACGAGGGCATCGGCCGCAAGACGCTTCTTTACCTGGTCGATGCCCTGTACGGCGGCAAGGGCTGGAGCGGCACGCCCTACAGGTGGAACATGCCGCCCTTCAACGGCGATTGGCCCTCGAGTCTCTTCGCCTCGCAGGACCCGGTGGCCATCGATTCGGTCGGGTTCGACTTCCTCCTGGCCGAATGGCCCGCGGAGGTCTCGGTCTGGGACGGTCTCGCCCAAGACTACCTGCACGAGGCCGCCCTGGCCGACAGTCCCCCGTCGGGAACCGTCTACGACCCGGAGAGAGACGGGACGAGGATGGCCAGCCTGGGCGTCCACGAGCACTGGGACAATGTCACCAACAAGCAGTACACCCGCAACCTGGGCACGGGAGCCGGCATTGAGCTGATTTCTTCGATTACCCTTGCCGCCCGGGGCGATTTCGACGGAGACTGCGACGTGGACGGAAGCGACCTGGCGTCGCTGATCGCCGACCCCGGTCGGCTAGGCATCCCTGCCTTCGCCGCAAACTTCGGGAAAAGCACCTGCCCCTAG
- a CDS encoding VPLPA-CTERM sorting domain-containing protein produces the protein MRIERRENVIFTLSAPDTPNTVPIPGAFWLLGAGLLGLAALRRRFK, from the coding sequence CTGAGGATCGAGAGGCGGGAAAACGTCATCTTCACCCTATCGGCCCCTGACACCCCCAATACTGTCCCCATCCCCGGTGCGTTCTGGCTGCTGGGCGCGGGTTTGCTCGGCCTTGCCGCACTCCGCAGGCGCTTCAAGTAA